The genomic stretch ATATATCTGGTTTTATACTTTTttctaaaactatttttacatttaaaaaatatgaaagctgGTCGAAAACAGTAAAGCAATACGAGGCCCGttaggttttcggccatttttttattaaatcgcGATGGCATTTTCCTGAGAGTATTATCGATCATCCCATTATAAGTATTCTAAGCTCAAATAGCAAATCGGATCGTCTCGACTGTTTTTAACTAGAATAACATTTTACTATGTGTTGAGTACCActtgaagatttaattttcatCAAACAATTTATATTCgtgaaatataacattcaagttTTTCATGTAGAAATAAGTTCTTTCATTATGAATTTCTAATTCCTATGTTTGTATGAAGTTGATTTGACTAGAAATGACACAGGAATGACGGAAACAATTTTTtactacattttcgaaacaaaaagtTGTAATAGACGAAAACTGAGACAAGTAAAAACCCAGtttaaattttcatgaaaaaatgtaTTGGACAAGCCCCCTTCAGATGCTTCTACATACCCACATTCAACTACGTCCGTTTCGTAACCGGAGCTCACTGCACCAAAATAATGTGTTATGTCTGGCAGCGAAGGCATACTAGCTTAGTCCGCCGAAAACACATTTCGCGCTATCTCTGCCAGCAAAAATAGATATTCGTCTGTTCCCACGCTCAGTCAAATAGTAAATCAGTGGTCGTGAAGCTCATACTCATGTGTTGACCGTGAAATAAAGATGTTGAATGACGGTAAGCAGAGCGGTGCAGCCAAAAGTGCTATTTATAACTTTACGATATGTAGCATACATGTCAGATCTGCGTGAACATTGCGATTAATCACCCAAGAATACATGCTTGCAAGTAACGTAAATAGTAACGTACGCAAATcgtttcaaaacaaaatgacCAGACGAATTATAGCGCGCCACTAAACTGGCTTTTACCAGAATCTAATGTCGCGTTCGTTTTTGCGACGGTGCTAACACCGATTCTGCAGCTGAAAAGCATATCAAATGTTGATATGAATTGTGATTGTAGTTGTGTTAGTGTTATCAAACCACTTTCAGTTACACTCGTCTGCTACACGGGACAGGTTCCACGGAAAGCAAAAGTGGAGTTCTGGTGTAGCTACATcacaaaaacgatgtttttttatttgaaaaaagaagCAGCGCATCTATTATAGTAACACTTCAGCAAAcccaaaacaataaaattcaaaatatcacTCGGCACTTGTAACGCCCAATTTCTTGAAGTTTGTCGCTATTTCCTTAACTACAGGTGTCAACTCTTCCAGCTGCTTCGTGATAGCATCTACATTGGACTTGCTATCTCCTGTGGCACTCTCGGCGCTAAGTAGTTTTAGTACCGCATCTGTAACGAGTCGCAATAAAAGattgaatttatttgaaatgTGCACTAGATAAGGTACGAAACCTTACCATGGTATGTTGTCAGTGTTTGAGCGTGTTCCGGGCTGAGCGAAGGCTGCAGGAAACTCAAAATAGCAGACACGAACCGTCCGGACGCGTGTAGCATACTTTGGGTTGAAATCGTGAAAATTACTAGCACAGCCAAATGCAACACTAAAGCCGGATCGGTACAGCCCGATAGCTGCTCCAGCAAACCATGCTTGTGACATAGAATCAAATTTCTACAACAAGAGCGAAACATAATTTAATCAGCATCAATTAATAGCTGCCGTTTCTACGATTTCTCTTATTGATCACCCAGCGAGAGATCAATTGAAAATACGGATAGAAACAGCCAACTTAATTGGCAATAATTACCGATCTTTCTTCttgtctatttttttcaatatcataCTGCAAACTTGCAGAGCATTTTCCGCTACCACAAGGTAATCATCAATAGAGGCACTACTATTTGTCGCCTTGTTTAATGCAAGCAACGCCGCCTTATACTCCTGGCTGCAATCCTGAGAAATTTTAGTTCGCTGTTCCGCCGTTAACGTCGTTCCGTTGCTGTTCAAGTTGCACTCAGCGGCCACgtagaaaaatatttcattgCAAAATTCCGTTCCAAGCGTCTTCAGCAAATACTTGATTAACTGTTGCTGCACATCGACTGGCAGCATTTTTATTCCTTTGTCGTAAAGTCGAATATCATTATACAAATTGTTCAGTTTATTCTGTAAATTTGCATGCGTTTGTCGGCGGTTTTGGTTGCTCTGATGCAGTGATATTTCGTACAGTTCATGGGCTTTAGCCATCGCAAGTTTGCTGAATTGactgaaaaatgtgaaataataatttttgttgGGTTATCAAATGGCCAATTTTAAATTAATTACTAACGGGTAATAATGCTGCGCCAACAGTTTGGAAAGATCGTCGAGACCCTCGGGTTCCAGTCCAACCTCAAGTACCTTCGTAATATCCTTCACCGTTATTAACTCCATCGTAGCTTCCTTCCCGGCTTTTTTGGCGACATTGCCTCCGGGTACTTCGTCGTCAGAATCCGAAACATTACCTCTGTTCCCACGGGAATGCTTTTTCGTTGACTTGGTTTTGGTCTCACGTCCCTGGGTACCACCACCTCCCTTTCCACCAGCTGCTTTCTTGCGACGTTCTTCGCGCTTATCAGCCTTGCTCTCACCACCGACGGGCTCCTTGCCGACAGTAGTATCGTTATGTTTCATCATTTTTTCCGCCATATACTTCTGGTAGCTTCCACTGTCGACAGACTTTCTAGCATTTTCATTCGCTATATCGAAGCAAGGTTTTATAATGTCCTCAATAAATTTATTAGTCAAAATTGTGCTGCCAAAAGTAAGTGTTTGGTTTAGCTTAACTGGCGAAATAACTTTTGATAGCAATTCCTCGAGATCATCGTCATCCATAATCGACGGCAAAACGGTGGATATGTCCAAATAACTATTAGTAACGATGCACTCATCCAGTGAAGCGGTAACTTGTTCAATCAGTTTATCaccaatgcagcattttttcaAATGCGTTATATTCTCATTCGGTAAATGGCTGGCAATGAAAGCCTTAACATCCGTAACCCCTAACCTCGCTACTGAATCGTACTCTAAATAACCGTTCTGCCGGTAAAAATTTTGAACCCATTCCACTTGCATTTTAGTGAAAAGGTGAGGAATATAAAGAGCTCCTGGCGATTTTGAAGTCAAAACCCCCATAGTTGCTACTTCATGAATCAACAAGTAGAACAACTTATCCGGAATACCACTTTGAGCGAGAATAGCCGAAACAGGGGTCGGCTTGGTAATAGCCACCAGAGCGCCTCGAATTTTAGCTTTATTTCGAGTTATGTACGATTGTGTGAAAAAGATATTTGCATTAGATGAATCCTGCTTCCCCATGATGGTTTTGTTGAGATATTTTAACATaatagaattcaaaatgaaatCAGCCGGTAAATCGTACTGAATCGTTAAATCGGCAACGTCGATTTGTCCGTCTTGGGCCAGCTTTTCGTTAATCTCCAAGGATACCCGCTGCATATAAGCTTCATCGAATAATTGCCCAAGAATGAATTTAATCGATCTATCTTCCGAGATAATTTGATCCGccattcgttgaattttatcaaaatcaACATTCAGTGTCTTGGCCAGATCTACCAAATTGACTCGGCCACCTTGGACGAAcatttcatctttcatctcttGCTTCAGGTGGGCATAGGTAACATATTCTTTTCCGTCGGTGGTGAAAATCACATCCAATAAACCTTTGGAAATGAGCAAGCTGATAACCTCCACACAGTTTCGTTCCGACAACCTGTAATTACGAAAAGGTGATAGCTAAATACAGCCTTTAATAGCTCGATATTTTGCTAGCATACCTTTGCATGGTTGTAGAAAGTTGAGCCTTTTGTAAATCGGCGGCTAACCGCTTAATTTCATCCCAGTCGGAAGTCATTGTTGATAAGGTTTTAAAAACTTAACTTTTTAGGGAAAAGTCTGCTTCTTTTACTACAATCTgctgaaaataatataaaattcaGGTAATCGTGAAATTCCACATACGCAAAGAAACGTCACTTTTACTTTGTGTCAACAGAAATCGGTACTCGACTATCAGCTCGATTTGAGTCGCATCGCATGGGCATGAAACCAAAAGGAATATTTGTAATTTACGTAATTGTATTCCTTGCTAAAAGCCAACAATCcttctttttattatttgctgtattttgttattttttaatacTAGTGAACCCTTTTTTCCttgttttaattattttgcTCTAAAATTTTGATAGGGTAGCAATTACTTAATTGGTGGAACTTTTGATAAATTTCATTTCCCAAATATAAAAACTCTCCTATCAGATAACGTGTTGTAATAAGTATCAAACAAAACTTTGATCTATTGAAGCAAAAATTGGTAAACGGTTAAATAAAAAGGCTTAACGGATTAAAACGAGTTCAAATTTTTGGTTAAGGAAAAGAATCTTTTATCGCATCAAAAACGCATTTAAACTCACgttcaaactattttttcttAGCACAATTATTTCAAACTGTGCTTCCCAACCTACGGAAAGACGTAGTCCAATTATGGTACAGATCGCAATAAAACTTCAACGTCTGTGAAAAAATTACAATAGAAACGTCTCGCGTTTTATGAACTATATTCTGTGAGCAGATGGCAGTTATGGTTATCCATTAAGCTGAAAAGAGCACTGACTTTAATCATTATTACTCAGATAGATTAAAGTATGTCAATTGGGAAagttttttttggaagatttgttATTCACCTCTATTTTTCGTTCAGATCAAAATCCCGAATTAGACGGTAATGATCAGTTTTGGGACAACAACTTAGTAATGGTTCTAACCTAAATGTAAAAAGATACTGTGTACTTTATTTATGTCTATATTCTTAATTTATTGCgattatacattatttcggCAGCGAACAATAAGGTTTGTGAATTTGTTTTTTCCCCCGATTACATTTCAAATAGACATACCGACTAATTTCGATTACTTTCGGTACACGGTATTATTTTGTTGACTAAATTTTGAGTTCCTTTAATGATTACTTAATTACAATAGAACAGTTATTCCATTAAAATGTATACTTTGGAAGTGACAAATTTTTAAACACCCTTGCCAGAAACATGTACTTTTTTAGACTTCTGTTATAATTCTATCGATTGTGGAAACAATACTG from Wyeomyia smithii strain HCP4-BCI-WySm-NY-G18 chromosome 3, ASM2978416v1, whole genome shotgun sequence encodes the following:
- the LOC129729647 gene encoding E3 UFM1-protein ligase 1 homolog, with the protein product MTSDWDEIKRLAADLQKAQLSTTMQRLSERNCVEVISLLISKGLLDVIFTTDGKEYVTYAHLKQEMKDEMFVQGGRVNLVDLAKTLNVDFDKIQRMADQIISEDRSIKFILGQLFDEAYMQRVSLEINEKLAQDGQIDVADLTIQYDLPADFILNSIMLKYLNKTIMGKQDSSNANIFFTQSYITRNKAKIRGALVAITKPTPVSAILAQSGIPDKLFYLLIHEVATMGVLTSKSPGALYIPHLFTKMQVEWVQNFYRQNGYLEYDSVARLGVTDVKAFIASHLPNENITHLKKCCIGDKLIEQVTASLDECIVTNSYLDISTVLPSIMDDDDLEELLSKVISPVKLNQTLTFGSTILTNKFIEDIIKPCFDIANENARKSVDSGSYQKYMAEKMMKHNDTTVGKEPVGGESKADKREERRKKAAGGKGGGGTQGRETKTKSTKKHSRGNRGNVSDSDDEVPGGNVAKKAGKEATMELITVKDITKVLEVGLEPEGLDDLSKLLAQHYYPQFSKLAMAKAHELYEISLHQSNQNRRQTHANLQNKLNNLYNDIRLYDKGIKMLPVDVQQQLIKYLLKTLGTEFCNEIFFYVAAECNLNSNGTTLTAEQRTKISQDCSQEYKAALLALNKATNSSASIDDYLVVAENALQVCSMILKKIDKKKDRNLILCHKHGLLEQLSGCTDPALVLHLAVLVIFTISTQSMLHASGRFVSAILSFLQPSLSPEHAQTLTTYHDAVLKLLSAESATGDSKSNVDAITKQLEELTPVVKEIATNFKKLGVTSAE